GGCATCCCCTCTCGGTAGCGCGCGGCGAAGATCGACTCCGTCTGGAGACTGAGGATGCCGGCCGAGAACTGTGTCATCGGATGGGTGTCAACCGGCAACGCCTCGAGCTGGGCGATCGTCGCTGGAGGGAGAGTTTCGGCACCGCGCCAGGCGGCGGTGATCTCCGTGACATCGTCGTCGGTCGGCAACTCACCGGTCAGAAGCAGGTAGAACAACCCTTCGGGGAGGGGCTGCGACCCGCCTGCGGCACACGGAAGCTTCTTCTGTAGTTCGGGGATGCTGTAGCCGCGGAAGCGAATGCCCTCGTCGGGGTCGAGTGCGGAGGTCTCGGTGACCATGCATTTCACGCCACGCATTCCGCCATACGCCTGGCTGACGGAAACAGTCGAGATCTCCGCGTCGCCGTGGTCCGCCAGAACCTGCTTTACCTGTTCCCGCACCACGGGAATCTTCTTGGCCAGCTTCTGTTTCAGGCGAGTGGCTTCGGGCACGTCGCGGGCTCCTGATGAGGTGGGTAACTTCAGAGTAGAGAAGGGCCCGTTTACTGTCAACTACCGAGCGCCTCTCCCCTCAGAGAAGCCCAGATCTCTCGTACGGACTCTCGGGTCTCTTCCCGGCCGCGGTCGGTGTCGATGGCGAAGTCTGCGAGTTCGATCTTGCTGTTGTGTGGAAGTTGGGCGGACAGCCGAAACCCCGCCTCCTCGCGGTCCAGACCGCGGGCCAGCATCCGTTCGATCTGTGTCTCCCGGCGGCAGTGGGTGACGATCAGTCGATCCATATCTCGATGGGCTCCGGTCTCCACCAGGAGAGCCGCCTCGAAGACACCGATCGAATGTGGGTCCTTCTGCACCTGTGCGAAGAACCGGCGACTGGCGGCGTCTCGCACGTGCGGATGGACGAGCGCGTTCAGTCGCTGGAGATGCGCCGGATTGCCGAAGACATCCGCGGCCAGTTTCGTTCGGTCGATGGTCAGATCCGCCGCCAGGATCTCCTGACCGAATTCGGTAACCACGCCGTCGTAGGCGGGCCCTGTCGGCGCCATCGCCTCATGGGCCAGGCGGTCCGCATCGACGACGTAGGCACCAAGCTCGGACAACCATTGACCGACCGTGCTCTTGCCGGTGGCGATTCCACCGGTCAACCCTGCCACCAGCAATGGCATCGTCGCGCTCTAGGCTCGCTCGGCGGATCGCGTAGCGGCGGTGAGGGTGTTCTTGAGAAGCATCGCGATCGTCAACGGCCCTACCCCGCCGGGGACCGGTGTCAGCCAGCCCGCACGGTTGGCAGCCTGAGCGGGGTGGACATCGCCGGCGACGACCGCACCCTTCTCGGCCAGCGTTGCCAGCCGCTTGGCGTCGTCGTCGAACAGGTCGCGGACCATCGCCTCGTCGCTGACACGGTGGATTCCCACATCGATGACCGCGGCACCGGGGCGTATGAAATCAGCCGTGACCATCCCGAGTCGGCCTACGGCAGCGATAAGAATGTCGGCCTGGGCCGCGACGGCCGGGAGGTCTTTCGTGCGCGAATGACAGACGGTGACGGTACAGTTTTCACGCAGAAGAAGTGCGGCCATCGGCTTGCCGACGATGTTACTTCTGCCGATGACGACGGCGTGGGCTCCCGATAGTTCGATCTGGTATCGCTTCAGGAGCTCGATCACCCCTGCAGGTGTACAGGGTGCGAACCCGGGCAAGCCGATGTTGACCCGCCCGACGTTTACGGGGTGAAAACCGTCAACATCCTTATCTGGATCGATCGCCTTGATCACCTTGCTCGCATCGATTCCGTCGGGTAGCGGCAACTGGATCAGGATGCCGTGCACGCTGGCATCTGCGTTCAGTTGCTCGACCGTCTCGAGGACTTTTGACTCGGAGGCATCGGCGGGGAGCCGGATGATATCCGAGGTCATCCCGGCGCGTTCGGCCGCCCGGTTCTTGCTTCGCACGTAGATCGATGAAGCAGGATCTTCGCCGACGAGCACGACGGTCAGGCCGGGACGGATCCCATGCCGTTCAAGAAGACTTGCGCAACCCTCCGCAACCTCGGCGCGGATCGCCTTCGCAGTTGCCTTCCCGTCAAGGACTTTCGTCTCGATCTGCGTCTCCGTCACATCAACCTCTACAGGGACTATTCCGTTTCCGGTGTCCCGGTCCCTCGCGTCTTGTTTCGTTTCTTGGGTTTGACCCGCTGGTATGCGGCCACCAGCTCGCTCTCGCCGACACCCGCGATTTCCACATTAATGTCGATCTTGAACTGTTTAACCCGTGGAGCGATCGCGGGGTAGAGCAACAACCCGTGAACCGAATCCCCGGGTGCCATCGTCCGGACGTTGTCGAAGAGTAGCTCCGCCGCTTCCTGGTAGGCCACCGGGAACTCTCGTCCGGTCGATCGGAAATCGAATTTCAGGTCCGAGGCGCCAACCGGGGCCTCGACCTGTCGTCCACTGGTGACGAGCCAACTCCGCAGCGGGTTGTAGATCAATTCCGAATCCCCGCGATTCTCGATACGGAGGAGGAACGAGAGATACTCGGGTTGGCCTTCCGGCGCGGCGAACGGGTCGGTGGGGTGTCCCGTTACGCGCTCGAAGTAGGCCAGACGCATTTCGGTGGTGAGTGGCGTCAATTGGATGGAATGTGTGGCGGTCTCCGCGAACCAGGTCTCACCACGGAGGTTCGATTCTTCGGCCTCAACCGGTGCGGGTTCGAACGGCGAGAGCGACCCCGCCATCGACGGCATGACGAAGCTGATCAGACTCCACAAGACGAGTGCTGTCAGAGGAAAAGTGGGCCACTTCTTGGCTACGTCCAGGTGTCGTTCCATCCCGTCAGGATAGCACGTGCTATTCCGCTCGAAGTCGCTACAATGCGGAGTTCTCATGGCCGTTTCCGACATCGTCATCCACGGCGCTTCAGAGCACAATCTCAAACGGATTGACCTGACGCTACCGCGGAACAAGTTGATCGTCATTACCGGCGTCTCCGGTTCCGGGAAGTCGTCCCTCGCCTTCGACACGATCTACGCCGAGGGTCAACGACGGTACGTCGAGTCGCTGTCGGCCTATGCGAGACAGTTCCTCGAGCAGATGGAGAAACCGGATGTGGAGTCCATCGAAGGACTCTCCCCCGCCATCTCGATCGAGCAGAAGACCACCCACCGCAACCCCCGGTCCACCGTCGGCACGGTTACCGAGATCTACGACTACCTTCGACTGCTGTTCGCACGGGTCGGGCGGCCTCACTGCCATGAGTGTGGCAAGCCGATCGAAGCTCAGTCCGTGCAGCAGGTCGTCGACGCCATCCTCGAGTTCAAGACCGGCACGCGAATACAGATCCTTGCGCCGATTGTCCGCGGCCGAAAGGGTCAGTATCGAAAAGAACTGGCGGACGCCGCCCGCACAGGATTTGTCCGGGCCAGGATCGACGGCGAGATCCACGACCTCGCCGACGACATCAAGCTGGACAAGAAGCTGAAGCACACGATCGAGATCGTCGTGGATCGACTTGTGGTCGGACCGGATCTGAAGAGTCGCCTGACCGACTCGGTCGAGACGGCGCTGACCGCCGCCGACGGGATGGTGATGGTCGCCGTGCAGGGTGGGAAGGACCATCTGTTCAGCCGTCATCTGGCCTGTCAGGACTGCGGGATCTCGGTACCCGAGCTTGCGCCACGGATGTTCTCATTCAACTCGCCCTATGGCGCCTGCCCGGAATGTGACGGGATTGGATCGAAGAAGAGTTTCAGCCCGCACCTCCTGATCATCGATGAGATGAAGTCGCTGCGGGAAGGCGCGCTCGCCTGG
This genomic interval from Acidobacteriota bacterium contains the following:
- the coaE gene encoding dephospho-CoA kinase (Dephospho-CoA kinase (CoaE) performs the final step in coenzyme A biosynthesis.), whose amino-acid sequence is MPLLVAGLTGGIATGKSTVGQWLSELGAYVVDADRLAHEAMAPTGPAYDGVVTEFGQEILAADLTIDRTKLAADVFGNPAHLQRLNALVHPHVRDAASRRFFAQVQKDPHSIGVFEAALLVETGAHRDMDRLIVTHCRRETQIERMLARGLDREEAGFRLSAQLPHNSKIELADFAIDTDRGREETRESVREIWASLRGEALGS
- the folD gene encoding bifunctional methylenetetrahydrofolate dehydrogenase/methenyltetrahydrofolate cyclohydrolase FolD is translated as MTETQIETKVLDGKATAKAIRAEVAEGCASLLERHGIRPGLTVVLVGEDPASSIYVRSKNRAAERAGMTSDIIRLPADASESKVLETVEQLNADASVHGILIQLPLPDGIDASKVIKAIDPDKDVDGFHPVNVGRVNIGLPGFAPCTPAGVIELLKRYQIELSGAHAVVIGRSNIVGKPMAALLLRENCTVTVCHSRTKDLPAVAAQADILIAAVGRLGMVTADFIRPGAAVIDVGIHRVSDEAMVRDLFDDDAKRLATLAEKGAVVAGDVHPAQAANRAGWLTPVPGGVGPLTIAMLLKNTLTAATRSAERA